The proteins below come from a single Treponema phagedenis genomic window:
- a CDS encoding YcaO-like family protein has translation MNLKINDTISVSKINNNQIAIYQDNCFKTLECDYEILNEILHLVKEFGNREEIYKEFGKYYSIEEIDQFINVLINEGILLNSKELNSTHDYDKSHILLISDTEIDKEIKDFFVSKIDVDVINDVYEVEKAIKSSDFDCIFLIKSNIKYQDVIWLNKLLTNANIPFVILRNDGVNLISGPFIFPMKSACYECIIQHHIDRLNENSENKISIENIKNLYVSKNLDFYSNKTLFNLCLDKIESDILNLRKNKVNFYYFQKEEIWDLKSKELKTCVYYPTTNCSACNGMTRELIEIDKSKNVVVPRSIKLFNDSSKEIKYFKGGLRSVSPEETQNTIEKALNKINININLTRVNNKLKNILPVYRANVDVTHKNNTPYFIQYQRSFGKGITEQQALFSCTFELMERLSSHYYGDIPLLRAKPSDIKNHIIDISSTTNQIKQIYDRYEDYDENMEVDWVWGQSLISNQPKLIPASRVFLTGVKFKGDFVPVGSSGLSSGVTIEDAILQGLFEVIEHDAWCIGQSNIIKLPIIDYSTVKKETTKDLISKIQNEGFRIISRDYTNDIDIPTIRTWIIDENNYIEYATNGFGSSIDPEIALERSITEAVQGKLPPIQSRITEYGRKNLTGLINSRDSIFNLGYFKFKDMDLNSEKMKSMDEFKQSKFETLEETLNFVVSKVNKATNGDVLFVDLTNQNLGGIPSVKVVVTGDIQIVSEPLLCPSNRMLKFKKIMGYSDEGVKYTDLFLGDYPH, from the coding sequence AGATACTACATTTAGTAAAAGAATTTGGCAATAGAGAAGAAATATACAAGGAATTTGGCAAATATTATTCGATTGAGGAAATAGATCAATTTATTAACGTGCTGATTAATGAGGGCATTCTATTGAATTCCAAAGAACTTAATTCGACACACGATTATGATAAATCTCATATTCTACTTATTTCTGATACAGAGATAGATAAAGAAATCAAAGATTTTTTTGTTTCCAAAATCGATGTTGATGTTATAAATGATGTATACGAAGTAGAAAAAGCAATAAAATCATCTGATTTTGATTGTATTTTTTTAATAAAATCAAATATTAAATATCAAGATGTAATATGGTTAAATAAATTATTGACTAATGCAAATATTCCTTTTGTAATTTTAAGAAATGATGGAGTTAATTTAATTAGTGGGCCATTTATATTCCCAATGAAAAGTGCCTGTTATGAGTGCATTATACAACATCATATAGATAGGTTAAATGAAAATTCTGAAAATAAAATAAGCATAGAAAACATTAAAAATCTTTATGTGTCTAAAAATCTAGATTTTTATAGCAACAAAACTTTATTTAATTTATGTTTAGATAAAATTGAAAGCGATATTCTTAATTTAAGAAAGAATAAAGTTAACTTTTATTATTTCCAAAAAGAAGAAATCTGGGATCTGAAAAGTAAAGAGCTTAAAACATGCGTATACTATCCAACGACTAATTGTAGTGCTTGTAATGGAATGACAAGAGAATTAATAGAGATTGATAAAAGTAAAAACGTAGTAGTTCCTAGATCAATTAAATTATTTAATGATAGCAGTAAAGAGATAAAATATTTTAAAGGTGGTCTTAGAAGCGTAAGTCCTGAAGAAACACAAAATACTATAGAAAAAGCATTAAATAAAATAAATATTAATATTAACCTTACACGAGTTAATAACAAATTAAAAAATATACTTCCAGTATATAGAGCAAATGTGGATGTAACACATAAGAATAACACTCCTTATTTTATTCAATATCAGCGTTCATTTGGCAAGGGAATAACAGAGCAGCAAGCCTTGTTTTCGTGCACGTTTGAGCTTATGGAAAGATTAAGCTCTCATTATTATGGTGATATACCTTTACTACGAGCAAAACCAAGTGATATTAAAAATCATATTATAGATATTTCATCTACAACAAATCAAATTAAGCAAATATATGATAGATATGAAGACTATGATGAAAATATGGAAGTAGATTGGGTATGGGGGCAGTCATTAATAAGCAATCAGCCTAAACTTATACCTGCTTCAAGAGTCTTCTTAACTGGAGTTAAGTTCAAAGGAGACTTTGTTCCAGTCGGTTCATCAGGATTATCCTCTGGAGTCACTATTGAAGATGCAATATTACAAGGACTTTTTGAAGTTATAGAACATGATGCTTGGTGTATTGGACAATCAAATATTATAAAATTACCAATAATAGATTATTCTACTGTAAAAAAAGAAACTACAAAAGATCTTATCAGCAAAATACAGAATGAAGGATTTAGAATTATAAGTAGAGACTATACCAATGATATAGATATACCTACAATACGAACATGGATTATTGATGAAAATAATTATATAGAGTATGCAACAAATGGATTTGGATCATCCATAGATCCGGAGATTGCGTTAGAGAGATCTATTACTGAAGCTGTCCAAGGTAAATTACCACCTATTCAATCTAGAATTACAGAGTATGGGAGGAAAAACCTTACAGGCTTGATTAATAGCAGAGATAGTATCTTTAATTTAGGGTATTTTAAATTCAAAGATATGGATCTTAATTCAGAAAAAATGAAAAGCATGGATGAGTTCAAACAAAGTAAATTTGAAACATTAGAAGAAACCTTAAATTTTGTTGTTTCAAAAGTAAATAAAGCGACCAATGGAGATGTTCTTTTTGTTGATTTAACAAATCAAAATCTAGGAGGAATTCCTTCAGTAAAAGTAGTAGTAACTGGTGATATACAAATAGTGTCTGAACCTCTATTATGCCCAAGCAATAGAATGTTAAAATTTAAAAAAATTATGGGATATTCAGATGAGGGAGTTAAATATACAGATTTGTTTTTAGGTGATTACCCTCATTAG
- a CDS encoding ABC transporter ATP-binding protein, with protein sequence MKLFKKSSRNISMILYLLFLILDCISNIAVINISYDLVWTNNSANTKMLMYILIVKAFLYVILFYLKRKNENLHGKFKNKIRREFIEAIFLTKNIDDSKHTGELTTDLWIGIEWMGVYYFEALPDLIFKLTLLICGTLYMLYVNYKLAFLFVATLAIIFLLEKIFDPLISKSSQSEGQINEEYSMMSMDALNGSETLKSLNGVDFYKSKLKNKSKLLKQASMGFVYLTTLSQLFKDVVLNIIKLLSLIILFRYMIIKKLDMNIVITNAFILFIIYNSISTLHGSFLKMAKAKVYKEKISTYIKCSENYRSLDKSDKIISDSDYIVFTEDLSYKYPQSKGRVLKNINLRIKEGHKLALIGSSGSGKSTIIKCLSGFLNNFQGEAFVFGLNIAETENLKKIKSKMCIILQKNHIFSNSVFENIRISKKNTTEDEVIDALKKANIYDFISSLSDGIYTKIGEGGFELSGGQKSRIAIARAFLRNASIILLDEPTSSLDRENEFRIISNLKELFKGRTVIQTAHRLETIKDFDEISYMECGQIIHSGNHEELISISSEYREYFNRLGDDMAYEE encoded by the coding sequence ATGAAGCTTTTTAAAAAAAGTAGCAGAAATATATCAATGATTTTATATTTATTGTTTTTGATTTTGGACTGTATTTCAAACATAGCTGTTATTAATATCTCATACGATCTAGTTTGGACTAATAATTCTGCCAATACTAAGATGTTAATGTATATTTTGATAGTAAAAGCATTTTTATATGTAATCTTATTCTATCTTAAGAGAAAAAATGAAAATTTGCATGGAAAATTCAAAAATAAAATTAGAAGAGAATTTATTGAGGCTATTTTTCTTACTAAGAACATTGATGATTCAAAGCATACTGGAGAACTAACCACTGATTTATGGATAGGAATAGAATGGATGGGGGTTTATTATTTTGAAGCCTTGCCAGATCTAATATTTAAGCTCACTCTTTTAATATGTGGGACTTTGTATATGCTCTATGTAAATTACAAACTTGCTTTTTTATTTGTTGCCACGCTAGCAATTATCTTTTTACTTGAGAAGATATTTGATCCATTAATTTCCAAAAGCAGCCAAAGTGAAGGGCAAATCAATGAAGAATATTCTATGATGTCGATGGATGCATTGAATGGATCGGAAACCTTAAAGTCTTTAAATGGTGTGGATTTTTACAAATCTAAACTTAAAAACAAATCTAAATTGCTTAAACAAGCATCTATGGGCTTTGTTTATCTAACGACATTATCACAATTATTTAAGGATGTAGTTCTAAATATAATAAAATTATTATCATTAATAATTTTATTTAGATATATGATAATTAAGAAATTAGATATGAATATAGTTATTACAAATGCATTCATATTGTTTATCATTTACAATTCAATAAGCACACTTCATGGGTCATTTTTAAAAATGGCAAAGGCAAAGGTATATAAGGAAAAAATTTCGACTTATATTAAGTGTTCTGAAAATTATAGAAGTTTAGATAAATCAGATAAAATTATTTCTGATTCAGATTATATTGTTTTTACCGAGGATTTATCTTACAAATATCCTCAAAGCAAAGGTAGAGTTCTTAAAAATATTAATCTAAGAATAAAAGAGGGGCATAAGTTAGCTCTAATTGGGAGCAGTGGATCTGGTAAAAGCACAATAATAAAATGCCTTAGTGGATTTTTAAATAACTTTCAAGGTGAAGCTTTTGTATTTGGATTGAATATAGCTGAGACAGAGAATTTAAAGAAAATAAAAAGCAAAATGTGTATTATTTTGCAAAAAAATCATATATTTAGCAACTCAGTATTTGAGAATATAAGAATATCCAAGAAAAACACTACTGAGGATGAAGTTATAGATGCTTTGAAAAAGGCTAACATTTACGATTTTATATCCTCATTAAGCGATGGGATTTATACAAAAATTGGAGAAGGGGGCTTTGAACTATCAGGTGGACAGAAAAGCAGAATTGCAATAGCAAGAGCTTTTTTAAGAAATGCCTCTATAATTTTGCTAGATGAACCTACAAGCTCACTTGATAGAGAAAATGAGTTTAGAATAATCTCTAATTTAAAAGAACTGTTCAAGGGAAGAACTGTAATTCAAACAGCACATAGGTTAGAAACCATAAAAGACTTTGATGAAATATCTTATATGGAATGCGGACAAATTATCCATTCGGGTAATCATGAAGAGCTAATAAGTATTTCAAGTGAATATAGAGAATATTTTAATAGATTAGGAGATGATATGGCTTATGAAGAATAG
- a CDS encoding ABC transporter ATP-binding protein has protein sequence MKNRFDKAMFFINKCKFLKLKIFLSSIIKALVYILQTVNLILLIFLMYDFYESNILDKKAIIYLAGLFILYLGLRFIDVYYSHYISYDVIEKLRGDVFSHYYKISPGAVENIKVGDFVQMIINDINVFEWFIAHILTEWIAFLLISIVVITLISLKSIASGIIIFLFLLFAIKLFIGSLDEKEKQGIEIKNMGGDLIANATDGILGFKELLFFDRETDFFDKIEKKSKEYNKVSGKYSNKELKDNLVLDLLGLALFLIILIIFPAATFEKIVYLALVVAYYYFLRTCMHQTGNFGFIFGALNRLKNLYDIKPLIKEYGSNEIDRSKIDQGIEFLNCYFNYEKNPDKAILKDFSFKANRGEKTVIVSASGGGKSTIFKLINRYYELNGGHIKIFGRDIKSYTENTLRKNITTFSQNIFFFNDSLLNNFKYAKEDVSIDEIEALAKKLNSYEMIMAKEKGLDNLVKEAGQNYSGGELQRLAIIRGLIKDSPVLLMDEVSSALDEKNEEFLNELLDEIKKDKVIIISAHKLSTIQNADRIIFIKDGRVEGTGKYDELIVNNKSFNELLMGSEWRRENEN, from the coding sequence ATGAAGAATAGATTTGACAAAGCTATGTTTTTTATAAACAAATGCAAATTTTTAAAGCTTAAAATCTTCTTATCATCTATTATAAAGGCACTTGTTTATATTTTACAGACGGTAAATTTAATCTTATTAATTTTTTTAATGTATGATTTTTATGAAAGTAATATCCTTGATAAAAAGGCCATAATTTATTTAGCAGGTCTTTTTATTTTATATTTAGGACTAAGGTTTATAGATGTATATTATTCTCATTATATTTCTTATGATGTTATAGAAAAACTTAGAGGAGATGTTTTTTCTCATTACTATAAAATTTCTCCAGGAGCAGTAGAAAATATTAAAGTCGGTGACTTTGTACAGATGATAATAAATGATATTAATGTATTTGAATGGTTTATAGCTCACATACTTACTGAGTGGATAGCCTTTTTGCTGATATCAATTGTTGTTATTACCCTTATAAGCTTAAAATCCATAGCAAGCGGAATTATTATATTCTTGTTTTTACTTTTTGCAATTAAGCTGTTTATAGGCAGTCTGGATGAAAAAGAAAAGCAGGGGATAGAAATTAAAAATATGGGTGGAGACCTTATTGCTAATGCGACTGACGGTATATTGGGCTTTAAAGAATTATTATTTTTCGATAGGGAAACAGATTTTTTTGATAAAATTGAAAAAAAGTCTAAAGAATATAATAAGGTTTCAGGGAAGTATTCAAACAAAGAATTAAAAGACAATTTAGTCTTAGATTTGCTGGGATTGGCTTTGTTTTTAATTATATTGATTATTTTTCCTGCTGCGACCTTTGAAAAAATAGTTTATTTAGCCTTAGTAGTGGCATATTATTATTTTCTTAGAACTTGCATGCATCAAACTGGAAATTTTGGTTTTATTTTTGGGGCATTGAATAGATTGAAAAATTTATATGATATAAAACCTCTAATAAAGGAGTATGGATCTAATGAAATAGATAGGAGTAAAATTGATCAAGGGATTGAGTTTTTAAATTGCTATTTCAATTATGAGAAAAATCCTGATAAAGCAATATTAAAAGATTTTAGCTTTAAGGCTAATAGGGGTGAAAAGACAGTTATTGTGTCTGCATCTGGCGGTGGCAAAAGCACCATTTTTAAACTCATAAATAGGTATTATGAATTAAATGGTGGACATATAAAAATATTTGGTAGGGATATAAAGTCTTATACAGAGAACACGCTGAGAAAAAACATAACAACCTTTAGTCAAAACATATTTTTCTTTAATGATAGCCTGTTAAATAATTTTAAATATGCAAAGGAAGATGTGAGCATTGATGAGATTGAAGCCTTAGCTAAAAAATTAAACTCATATGAGATGATTATGGCTAAAGAAAAAGGCTTAGATAATTTAGTCAAGGAGGCAGGTCAAAATTACTCGGGAGGCGAGTTACAAAGATTAGCTATAATTAGAGGTCTTATAAAAGATTCGCCAGTTTTATTAATGGACGAGGTTTCATCTGCACTTGATGAGAAAAATGAAGAGTTTTTAAATGAGCTTTTAGATGAAATAAAAAAAGATAAAGTAATTATTATATCTGCCCATAAATTATCAACAATACAAAACGCAGATAGGATAATATTTATAAAAGATGGAAGGGTTGAAGGCACTGGCAAGTATGATGAGCTGATTGTTAACAATAAATCTTTTAATGAATTATTAATGGGCAGTGAATGGAGAAGAGAAAATGAAAATTAA
- a CDS encoding IS5 family transposase: MKQKGLFDEEDRLRVLSKLGDSLEKLNEKINWEIFKPLLKKALTKEPKGLGGRPAYDYVMMFKIIILQKLYNISDDQTEYQINDRLSFMRFLGLELKDKVPDAKTIWLFKEKLIEARVSKKLFEKFGKELAKNNLIGKEGTIIDATIVEAPIQHNSKDENEQIKNGKIPEQWQEKQNKAKLSQKDCDARWTKKHKRNYYGYKDHIKIDKKSKLILKATVTAANVHDSRELKNLVERKDERLYADSAYIGEEIEGILKAKGIEGQICERGARGKPLTKKQKIGNRKKSKIRARVEHVFGFMTNSMKGIYVRTIGLARATFSIIMMNLTYNLCRYCYLKK, from the coding sequence ATGAAACAAAAAGGATTATTTGATGAAGAAGATCGTTTAAGAGTATTAAGTAAGCTAGGAGATAGTCTTGAAAAATTAAACGAAAAAATAAATTGGGAAATATTCAAGCCCCTATTAAAAAAAGCATTAACTAAAGAGCCAAAAGGTTTAGGCGGAAGACCTGCATACGATTATGTAATGATGTTTAAAATAATAATTTTACAAAAATTATACAACATAAGTGATGACCAAACGGAATATCAAATAAACGATCGGCTATCCTTTATGAGATTTTTAGGATTGGAATTAAAAGATAAAGTACCCGATGCAAAAACAATATGGCTTTTTAAAGAAAAACTCATTGAAGCGAGAGTATCAAAAAAATTATTTGAAAAGTTTGGAAAAGAATTAGCTAAAAATAACTTAATAGGAAAAGAGGGAACGATAATAGATGCGACAATAGTAGAAGCACCGATACAGCATAACAGCAAAGATGAAAATGAACAAATCAAAAACGGAAAAATTCCTGAACAATGGCAAGAAAAACAAAATAAGGCAAAATTATCGCAAAAAGACTGTGATGCGAGGTGGACAAAGAAGCATAAACGTAATTATTACGGTTATAAAGATCATATAAAAATAGATAAAAAAAGTAAGCTTATATTGAAAGCAACGGTAACAGCAGCCAATGTTCATGATAGTAGAGAGTTAAAAAATTTAGTTGAAAGGAAAGATGAAAGATTATACGCAGATAGTGCCTATATAGGAGAAGAAATAGAGGGGATTTTAAAAGCGAAAGGGATAGAAGGACAAATTTGTGAAAGAGGAGCAAGAGGGAAACCTCTTACTAAAAAACAAAAAATCGGTAACAGAAAAAAATCAAAAATACGGGCAAGAGTTGAACATGTATTTGGCTTTATGACAAACTCAATGAAAGGTATCTATGTAAGAACGATAGGACTAGCTCGTGCAACATTTTCGATAATAAT
- a CDS encoding FecCD family ABC transporter permease — protein sequence MKINVKRNYEIMLVLGIVIILTSFLFSGFMGSADISVKSVLDVIKYKVFGIGDISEVESHIPIIWNLRIPRGLLAIFIGGGLAISGVVMQSITQNILAEPYMVGVSSGALAFVTFGYFIGLPFINSWLGRAGMAFLGSILALTLVYKLSHAGRKVASSRLILTGMAVSTMLAALSNFFIIATPNTNIIKGILSWTMGSVGSARWDNIFFPSIVIIVCTIYILFQAKKYDVISLGDETALSLGVNVQSLKKQSIIIVSIMSGVAVASCGLIGFVGFIVPHILRKIISPKHLYLLPLSFIYGGGFLCLSDILARTILSPQELPIGIITAFFGAPVFLYLLIKEEL from the coding sequence ATGAAAATTAATGTAAAAAGAAATTATGAAATTATGCTAGTTTTAGGCATTGTAATTATATTGACCAGTTTTTTATTCTCTGGATTTATGGGATCAGCAGATATAAGCGTGAAGTCAGTTCTTGATGTCATTAAATATAAGGTTTTTGGAATCGGAGATATTAGTGAAGTTGAATCTCATATTCCCATAATATGGAATTTAAGAATACCCAGGGGATTATTAGCGATATTTATTGGAGGGGGACTCGCCATATCGGGAGTGGTAATGCAGTCAATAACACAAAACATTTTGGCTGAACCCTACATGGTAGGCGTATCAAGTGGAGCATTAGCCTTTGTAACATTTGGTTATTTTATAGGTTTGCCCTTTATAAATTCTTGGCTGGGTAGGGCTGGAATGGCTTTTTTAGGCTCAATATTGGCTCTTACTCTTGTGTACAAGCTTTCACATGCTGGCAGAAAAGTTGCGAGTAGCAGGTTAATTTTAACAGGAATGGCAGTCTCAACAATGCTAGCTGCCCTATCAAACTTTTTTATAATAGCAACCCCTAATACGAATATAATAAAGGGAATCCTTTCATGGACAATGGGTTCTGTTGGAAGTGCAAGATGGGATAATATTTTCTTTCCCTCAATTGTAATTATAGTTTGCACCATATATATTCTCTTTCAAGCGAAAAAATATGACGTAATATCTTTGGGTGACGAGACGGCATTAAGTTTAGGTGTAAATGTTCAATCTTTAAAAAAACAATCAATTATTATAGTTTCTATAATGTCTGGCGTTGCAGTAGCTTCTTGTGGGTTAATAGGTTTTGTCGGGTTTATTGTGCCTCATATCCTAAGAAAAATCATAAGTCCCAAACACCTATATTTATTACCACTTTCATTTATTTATGGCGGAGGATTTTTATGTCTTTCTGATATATTAGCAAGAACAATTTTATCCCCTCAAGAACTGCCTATTGGAATAATTACAGCATTTTTTGGAGCTCCAGTTTTTCTTTATTTATTGATAAAGGAGGAACTATAA
- a CDS encoding ABC transporter ATP-binding protein, with product MDNIMINIENLSYDIKEKKILENISFNACKNKFIGIIGANGSGKTTMLKHLYNAIVPHKKTVYIKGIPLEDYSQNDIAKNLSVMKQENNSDFDYRVIDIVLMGRLPYKKSLEDYSREDHEKAMRNLNKLGMRDFAQRKYNSLSGGEKQRVLIARALTQDTEIMILDEPTNHLDIYYQMFLMQILKQISMTVISVFHDLNFASKFCDEIYVLKSGKVLVNGRPEEVINPHVIKEAFNMDSKIINDGKERIVVYNNILGHL from the coding sequence ATGGATAACATTATGATTAATATAGAAAACCTTTCTTATGATATAAAGGAAAAAAAGATTTTGGAAAACATTTCATTTAATGCTTGTAAAAATAAGTTTATAGGAATAATAGGAGCTAATGGTTCTGGCAAAACTACAATGCTTAAACATTTGTATAACGCGATTGTACCCCATAAAAAAACAGTTTATATAAAGGGCATCCCATTAGAAGATTATAGCCAAAATGATATTGCAAAAAATTTAAGTGTTATGAAGCAAGAGAATAATAGTGATTTTGATTATAGGGTTATAGATATCGTTTTAATGGGAAGACTACCTTATAAGAAATCGCTTGAAGATTATTCTAGGGAAGATCATGAAAAAGCTATGAGAAACTTGAATAAGTTAGGCATGAGAGACTTTGCACAAAGAAAATATAATAGCTTATCAGGAGGTGAAAAACAAAGAGTGCTAATTGCAAGGGCTCTAACACAAGATACAGAAATTATGATTTTGGATGAACCAACGAATCATTTAGACATTTATTATCAAATGTTTTTGATGCAAATATTAAAACAAATCTCAATGACAGTAATATCTGTTTTTCATGATTTGAATTTTGCATCAAAATTTTGTGATGAGATATATGTATTAAAGTCTGGAAAGGTATTGGTCAATGGAAGGCCAGAAGAGGTTATAAACCCTCATGTTATAAAAGAAGCTTTTAATATGGACTCTAAAATCATAAATGATGGTAAGGAAAGAATTGTTGTCTATAATAATATTTTAGGGCACCTCTAA